One segment of Neisseria mucosa DNA contains the following:
- a CDS encoding TrmH family RNA methyltransferase has product MKLITSAQNEQLKHLFRLLTQAKARRESGETVLEGVHLLQTYLQSGGTPKQVYLPEKKQQHPEIQEITAQLDEGLITWVGNEALSKITSLTDADDVMTWIDIPKQAGLPSDDDCVVLERVQDPGNAGTILRSAAAAGVKQIVCSNDSVDIWSPKVLRAGMGAHFLLSIFSRVELSAWMEKYQHPIWATALGGRNIGLYEMNLSQSCAWVFGNEGSGVSERIKEKAEACVKIPMLGQTESLNVAMAATVCLFEQMRQRIHAQAV; this is encoded by the coding sequence ATGAAACTGATTACCTCTGCTCAAAACGAACAGCTCAAACATTTATTCCGTCTTTTGACGCAGGCCAAAGCAAGGCGTGAAAGCGGTGAAACCGTATTGGAAGGCGTACATCTGCTGCAAACTTATTTGCAAAGCGGCGGTACGCCCAAACAGGTTTACCTGCCTGAAAAGAAACAGCAACATCCTGAAATTCAAGAAATTACGGCGCAGTTGGACGAGGGATTAATTACTTGGGTCGGTAACGAAGCTCTGTCTAAAATCACCAGTTTGACCGATGCCGATGATGTGATGACTTGGATTGATATTCCGAAACAGGCAGGCTTGCCTTCAGACGACGATTGCGTGGTATTAGAGCGGGTACAAGACCCCGGCAATGCAGGCACAATTTTGCGCAGTGCGGCGGCAGCCGGAGTCAAGCAAATCGTGTGCAGCAATGATTCCGTGGATATCTGGTCACCCAAAGTGTTGCGAGCGGGGATGGGTGCACATTTTTTGCTGTCTATTTTCAGCCGAGTGGAATTATCCGCTTGGATGGAAAAGTATCAGCATCCAATTTGGGCAACAGCTTTGGGTGGCCGCAATATTGGTTTGTATGAAATGAACCTCAGTCAATCTTGCGCTTGGGTGTTTGGCAACGAAGGCAGCGGCGTGAGTGAACGAATAAAAGAGAAGGCTGAAGCCTGTGTCAAAATCCCCATGTTGGGGCAAACCGAATCCTTGAATGTTGCGATGGCGGCAACGGTT
- a CDS encoding sigma-E factor negative regulatory protein, translating into MNDKTNKALEYVSALMDGEALTDEMLDAVLADEEALRAWHEYHIIGDCIRQGAAAKVADETMQSKAFTVPQAEIAGKQKKYTHREAANNGFFKFFAAAASVCAIAVTAWQFTPQTSRDAMPVAEKSNVQPAQDIIPVSGTPDDKAASEPGETVVPNAAKDGKIENRPTVRTEQKNEQQTVVQ; encoded by the coding sequence ATGAACGACAAAACAAATAAAGCATTGGAGTATGTGTCCGCATTGATGGACGGTGAAGCATTGACTGATGAGATGCTGGATGCCGTATTGGCAGACGAGGAAGCATTGCGCGCTTGGCATGAGTACCACATTATCGGCGACTGTATCCGTCAGGGTGCGGCGGCGAAGGTGGCTGATGAAACCATGCAAAGTAAAGCATTTACAGTGCCTCAAGCTGAGATTGCCGGCAAGCAGAAAAAATATACTCATCGCGAAGCGGCCAATAACGGCTTCTTTAAATTCTTTGCAGCCGCTGCCAGCGTGTGTGCCATTGCTGTGACGGCATGGCAGTTTACGCCGCAAACTTCTCGTGACGCTATGCCGGTTGCCGAGAAGTCTAATGTTCAGCCTGCACAAGATATCATTCCGGTAAGCGGTACGCCTGACGATAAAGCGGCTTCCGAGCCTGGTGAAACCGTTGTGCCGAATGCGGCGAAAGACGGCAAAATTGAAAATCGTCCGACTGTCCGTACCGAGCAGAAAAATGAGCAGCAGACTGTTGTGCAGTAA
- the rpoE gene encoding RNA polymerase sigma factor RpoE, producing MNDRQIDQVLVERAQKGDHKAFEMLMSKYQRRLNRLISRFIQDEHEVHDVTQEAMIRAYRALANFRGESAFYTWLYRIGINTAKNFLTTSGRQFFVSSEAANEEGDVLDLTDQIADYHTPEAEMMNREILQTVEASIAQLPDDMRQAITLREMDGLSYEEIARVVDCPIGTVRSRIFRARELIAKDLRPLLDTSEDQRW from the coding sequence ATGAACGATCGCCAAATAGATCAAGTTTTGGTGGAGCGCGCGCAGAAAGGTGACCATAAGGCATTCGAGATGCTGATGTCCAAATATCAGCGTCGTCTAAACAGACTGATTTCCCGTTTTATTCAGGATGAGCATGAAGTGCACGATGTAACCCAAGAGGCAATGATTAGGGCTTATCGTGCATTGGCAAATTTTCGTGGAGAAAGTGCATTTTATACATGGCTGTACCGTATCGGTATCAATACGGCAAAGAATTTCCTGACCACTTCGGGTCGTCAGTTTTTTGTCAGTTCGGAAGCAGCCAATGAGGAAGGAGATGTTCTTGATTTAACCGATCAGATTGCCGATTACCATACGCCGGAAGCTGAGATGATGAATCGGGAAATCTTGCAGACCGTCGAGGCAAGCATTGCGCAACTGCCAGACGATATGCGTCAAGCCATTACGCTTAGGGAAATGGACGGCTTGTCTTACGAAGAAATAGCTCGGGTAGTGGATTGTCCGATAGGTACAGTACGTTCGCGTATTTTCAGAGCGCGTGAACTGATTGCAAAAGATTTGCGGCCGCTGTTGGATACTTCTGAAGATCAAAGGTGGTAA
- the tilS gene encoding tRNA lysidine(34) synthetase TilS, which translates to MSQLSPDSLFKSFQAAFPDLPSHTVFEVGLSGGLDSVVLLHLLDRMREFRRFDLRAVHVHHGLSTNADSWAKFCQDYCQRLNVALRVCRVNVEKHGKGLEAAARAARYQAFSDGLKKIIVLAHHRNDQIETFMLSAVRGGGLRGMAAMPVWRDLNEEIQIWRPLLAFSRQELAEYAQQWRLPFVEDESNEDSGYLRNWMRNQALPQWQQRIPNFEQQICANIRLLQEDLQLLDELAESEYQRISPDGIFSISLWRQCTPLLRRRLLWYFLRKQTESLPSYHSIADFARVLETAEQAQLSLPNGELVAYRDQLFIWQENEFQRLPWCNGGEVRGRLKDILLENGFVLLPFKGGLPEEELEKPAVLRTVSEGDVIQSGQREKSVEKLLQECHIMPLVRKYWPIIISMGNKCLAVANLRVGSDVQIEQGYLPVHRKLVGYMAKSKATNFKFRKY; encoded by the coding sequence ATGTCGCAACTATCCCCTGATTCCCTATTTAAAAGTTTTCAAGCAGCTTTTCCTGATTTGCCGAGCCATACTGTTTTTGAAGTCGGTTTGAGCGGCGGATTGGATTCCGTTGTCCTGCTGCATCTTTTGGACCGGATGCGCGAATTTCGCCGTTTTGATTTACGTGCCGTCCATGTTCATCATGGTTTAAGCACCAATGCCGACAGTTGGGCAAAATTTTGTCAGGATTATTGTCAGCGTTTGAATGTTGCCTTGCGGGTGTGCCGTGTCAATGTGGAAAAACACGGAAAAGGTTTGGAAGCGGCGGCCAGGGCCGCCCGATATCAGGCATTTTCAGACGGCCTGAAGAAAATTATTGTTTTGGCACACCATCGCAATGATCAAATCGAAACATTTATGCTGTCGGCTGTACGCGGCGGCGGATTGCGCGGTATGGCAGCTATGCCGGTATGGCGTGATTTAAATGAAGAGATCCAAATCTGGCGGCCGCTTTTGGCATTTTCCCGTCAGGAATTGGCAGAGTATGCGCAACAATGGAGGCTGCCTTTTGTCGAGGACGAAAGTAACGAGGATTCTGGCTATTTACGCAATTGGATGAGAAATCAGGCCTTGCCGCAATGGCAGCAGCGTATTCCGAATTTTGAGCAGCAAATTTGTGCCAATATCCGATTATTGCAGGAAGATTTGCAGCTTTTAGATGAATTGGCTGAGTCTGAATACCAGCGCATCAGTCCGGACGGAATATTCAGTATCAGTCTGTGGCGGCAATGTACGCCGCTCTTACGCCGTCGGTTGCTTTGGTATTTTTTGAGAAAGCAAACAGAATCATTGCCTTCTTATCACAGCATTGCCGATTTCGCCCGAGTATTGGAAACCGCAGAACAGGCGCAGTTGAGTTTGCCAAACGGCGAATTGGTCGCCTATCGGGATCAGTTGTTTATTTGGCAAGAAAATGAATTTCAACGGCTGCCTTGGTGTAATGGTGGGGAAGTTCGAGGCCGTCTGAAAGATATTTTGCTGGAAAACGGTTTTGTTTTATTACCTTTTAAAGGCGGTTTGCCGGAAGAGGAGTTGGAGAAGCCGGCTGTGCTTAGAACTGTATCCGAGGGCGACGTGATTCAGTCCGGGCAGAGGGAAAAATCAGTTGAAAAACTATTGCAAGAGTGTCATATCATGCCACTCGTGCGTAAATATTGGCCGATTATCATAAGTATGGGCAACAAGTGCCTTGCTGTTGCTAACCTTAGGGTTGGAAGCGATGTTCAAATAGAGCAAGGTTATCTACCTGTTCATAGAAAGTTGGTCGGATATATGGCAAAAAGTAAAGCAACTAACTTTAAATTTAGAAAGTATTAG
- a CDS encoding acetyl-CoA carboxylase carboxyltransferase subunit alpha, with the protein MKPVFLDFEQPIAELTNKIDELRFVQDESAVDISDEIARLKKKSNELTKSIFSKLTPAQISQVSRHPQRPYTLDYINGIFTDFEELHGDRHYSDDHAIVGGLARFNGQSVMVIGHQKGRDTKEKIRRNFGMPRPEGYRKALRLMQTAEKFNIPVMTFVDTPGAYPGIGAEERGQSEAIGRNLYELTRLHVPVLCTIIGEGGSGGALAVAVGDYINMLQYSTYSVISPEGCASILWKTAEKAADAAQALGITAKRLQELDLIDKVIDEPLGGAHRDYETTMKNVKTVLEQQLSEAQSMTMPDLLSRRFDRIMAYGKFTDK; encoded by the coding sequence ATGAAACCCGTTTTTTTGGACTTCGAACAACCCATCGCCGAATTAACCAATAAAATCGACGAGTTGCGATTCGTACAAGATGAATCTGCCGTCGATATTTCCGACGAGATTGCCAGACTGAAAAAGAAAAGCAACGAGTTGACCAAGTCAATTTTCAGCAAGCTGACTCCGGCTCAAATTTCACAAGTGTCCCGCCATCCGCAACGTCCTTATACTTTGGACTACATCAACGGTATTTTTACTGATTTTGAAGAGTTGCACGGCGACCGCCATTATTCTGACGATCATGCCATTGTCGGCGGTTTGGCACGTTTCAACGGCCAAAGCGTGATGGTCATCGGCCATCAAAAAGGCCGCGATACCAAAGAAAAAATCCGCCGCAATTTCGGTATGCCGCGTCCCGAAGGTTACCGTAAAGCGCTGCGCTTGATGCAGACTGCCGAGAAATTCAATATTCCGGTCATGACCTTTGTCGATACTCCGGGTGCGTATCCGGGCATTGGCGCGGAAGAGCGCGGCCAGTCCGAAGCCATCGGCCGTAATTTGTACGAACTGACCCGCCTGCATGTACCGGTATTGTGTACCATCATCGGCGAAGGCGGTTCGGGCGGTGCGTTGGCAGTAGCTGTCGGTGACTACATCAATATGCTGCAATACTCGACCTATTCGGTGATTTCTCCCGAAGGTTGCGCCTCTATTCTTTGGAAAACTGCCGAAAAAGCAGCAGACGCCGCGCAAGCATTGGGGATTACCGCCAAGCGCCTGCAAGAATTGGATCTCATCGATAAAGTCATTGACGAGCCGTTGGGCGGCGCACACCGTGATTACGAAACCACGATGAAAAACGTTAAAACCGTTTTGGAACAGCAATTAAGCGAAGCGCAAAGCATGACCATGCCTGATTTGCTTTCCCGCCGTTTCGACCGCATCATGGCTTACGGTAAATTTACCGATAAATAA
- a CDS encoding RNA-binding S4 domain-containing protein, with protein MKNNHDNSSMRLDKWLWAARFFKTRALAQKHIELGRVLVNGSKVKNSKNISAGDTIDMTLNSLPYKFKVAALNHQRRPAPEARLLYEEDMKTAAEREAQKQLDQASRISAAYPDGRPTKRDRRQLDRMKRDSW; from the coding sequence ATGAAAAACAATCATGACAATTCGTCCATGCGCTTGGACAAATGGCTGTGGGCCGCGCGCTTTTTCAAGACCCGCGCGCTGGCACAAAAACATATTGAGCTGGGCAGGGTTTTGGTAAACGGCTCGAAAGTGAAAAACAGCAAAAATATTTCCGCCGGCGACACCATCGACATGACTTTGAACTCCCTACCCTACAAATTCAAAGTCGCCGCGCTCAATCATCAACGCCGCCCGGCACCGGAAGCGCGTTTACTGTACGAAGAAGACATGAAAACGGCTGCCGAACGCGAAGCTCAAAAACAACTCGACCAAGCCAGCCGCATCAGTGCCGCTTATCCGGACGGACGCCCGACCAAACGCGACCGCCGCCAGCTTGACCGCATGAAGCGCGATAGCTGGTAA